The Manihot esculenta cultivar AM560-2 chromosome 1, M.esculenta_v8, whole genome shotgun sequence genome has a window encoding:
- the LOC110626900 gene encoding uncharacterized protein LOC110626900 — translation MFSETSPRISFSNDLHQQDDIQIVQEPRRDTTLLESNPDFEFSICRSLVDDESSLADELFADGMILPGQVHERNSAAFKQIHRHEHSRKASLPPLPCPPSSDDHENSNKEMMEINLLKPQSKSFWGFKRSTSLNCDLKKSLICSLPLLSRSNSTGSSVPNPKRSNSQKQQQSNSVQAKKLSATSHASTYVYKFPQKPPLKKNYGGAYHGNGVKISPVLNLPPPYIAKGAANLFGLGSFLKEKNRK, via the coding sequence ATGTTCTCAGAAACAAGCCCTCGAATATCGTTTTCCAATGATCTTCACCAACAAGATGATATTCAAATCGTGCAGGAGCCTCGGAGGGACACCACACTTCTTGAATCAAATCCTGATTTTGAGTTCAGCATTTGCAGAAGCTTAGTAGACGATGAATCTTCTCTGGCAGATGAGCTTTTTGCAGATGGAATGATCCTTCCAGGCCAAGTGCATGAAAGAAACAGCGCTGCTTTTAAACAAATTCACAGACATGAACATTCAAGAAAAGCTTCTCTTCCTCCTCTTCCATGTCCTCCTTCTAGTGATGATCATGAGAATTCAAACAAAGAGATGATGGAGATAAATTTGTTAAAGCCACAGTCCAAGTCTTTCTGGGGATTCAAGAGAAGCACCAGCCTGAATTGTGATTTAAAGAAGAGTCTAATTTGTTCATTGCCACTCCTGTCACGAAGCAACTCGACAGGATCATCTGTGCCAAATCCAAAGCGATCAAATTCACAGAAGCAGCAGCAATCAAATTCCGTGCAGGCAAAGAAGTTATCAGCAACATCACATGCTTCCACTTATGTGTATAAATTTCCACAGAAACCTCCATTGAAGAAGAACTATGGTGGAGCTTATCATGGAAATGGTGTTAAGATTAGTCCTGTGTTGAATTTGCCACCTCCTTACATTGCTAAAGGAGCTGCAAATCTCTTTGGTTTGGGATCTttcttgaaagaaaagaacagaaAGTGA